The stretch of DNA ACGATCTTTTACAGTTCGCTGATTGGAGCGCTGTTTTTCTTTGGGCCTGCGCTGGCTGCGATCGCAATTCGGCGTTCTCTTGCCATTCCCTGGCAACTGCTGCTGCTGGGAATTTGCATCATCTACGGGGTCTTTCCGCTGCTGCTGGCCTGGGGAGGGCTGAGCCTAGCTGAAAGCTATGGCTGCGAGGCCGACATCACGATATACGAGTGCCCCGGAAATGCCGCGTTGGGGGATTGGGTTACTGGCATGACCTTTGCCCACTGGGGGGCTATCATCACGCTTCCCTCCGGCCTTTTAGGGGCGATTGGGCTGATTATTTCCATAGTTTTGAAAGCCAACCGATCGCAAACCGGGGCACCCATCTCAGCCAACTCCGCTGCGGCTTTTTACCGCAGTCGTCGCCACAAACTCATTGCAGGCGTGTGTACGGCGGTAGCCCAGCGGTCAAGCCTGTCAGTTCTAGGAGTGCGGATTGGCACTGTTGCGTTAACCCTCGTCGCTCCTGGATTTGGGGGGCTGTTATATCTCTGGATGTGGTTAGCCTTTCCACTAGAGCCCACAGGCAGTAGCTTTGAGCCACCGACTTATGAAGGTTAGGCCCTAAAACAAAACCCCTCCTAGGAGGGGTCTGCCGGACTCAGCATTTAGCATTCCTAAGGTAGGGCTGACAGGGCTTAGGGTTGGTCGAGTTATTCCTCTTCGTCAAACTCCTCCTCGGATTCTTCCTCCTCAAATTCGTCCTCAGATTCTTCCTCTTCGAACTCCTCCTCCTCGGATTCTTCCTCTTCGGATTCCTCCTCTTCAAACTCTTCTTCGTCCTCAGATTCTTCTTCGGACTCCTCTTCAGATTCCCCTTCGTCCGTGTTGCCGTAGCTGAAGCCGTACTCTTCGTCCGTCGCGTATTCCTGACAAAGGGTGTCTAGCTCACCTATGAATTCGGTAGCATCGTCAATCGTGAGATCGAAGTTGAGGACATTCACCAAATGGGTGCCGTCTTCCGATTCCTCGTATTCATAGTCGAAGTAATAGTCTTCTTCGGCTTCGACGTAGCCTTGGCAAAGTTCATCGAGTGCTCCAACGAAGCCCTCTGGATCTTCAGTGCAGACGTAAAACTCATAGAGCAAGAGAGAGCCATCGTCGGCAAAGAAGGACTCGTCTTCTTCCCAAACTTCGGCGCTAAAGTCGAGGTCGCTCAGCGCTTTGATAATCCAGGAGTCGTGAGCGTTGTAGTCACAGTGAATGACGTAGTCGTAGGGAATGTAGCAGTAGCCTTGGTCGCCCCACGCCGGCCCCCAGGAGTTGCGCACAATAAACATGCGGTCTTTGTCGGAGTAGCCAACGCACAGCATGGCGTGCCAGCCGTGGGTTTCGCGCACGTTGTCAGACCGCTTGGGCATGGGTACCCGGCCCCGGCTGCGGGTAGCGTCGTCAAATGATTCAAAGGTGTTGAGGGCAAAGGCGATGGGGTAGCCTTCAGCTAGGGTATGCCGCCACAGGTCGAGGTCAGTTTCGATCACCTCTGCCTCGACGATTTTGAAGTTGGCCGCGTGCTCGTAGGCACTGGCATCCGGCTCTGTAAAAATTAGCCCCTCGTCGTTAGGCCAGAGATCTTCTGAGCAGGCCCCATGATGAATCAGGCTCTCGATGGCGCAGTACATCTGGGTGCCGCCGTCTTCGTTTTGGCGGCCCGATTGCGATCGCGCATTGTAGTAAACAAACAGGCGGCTCACATCAGCAGCATCGCCCAAGTCACGTTTAGCCAGGTACTCATAAGCC from Pseudanabaena sp. FACHB-2040 encodes:
- a CDS encoding PspC domain-containing protein; its protein translation is MATIFYSSLIGALFFFGPALAAIAIRRSLAIPWQLLLLGICIIYGVFPLLLAWGGLSLAESYGCEADITIYECPGNAALGDWVTGMTFAHWGAIITLPSGLLGAIGLIISIVLKANRSQTGAPISANSAAAFYRSRRHKLIAGVCTAVAQRSSLSVLGVRIGTVALTLVAPGFGGLLYLWMWLAFPLEPTGSSFEPPTYEG
- a CDS encoding C1 family peptidase translates to MFTQTRKFRIGGYQAGQKPDNAKHHQAGRFGKDQLPHKVDLRKHMTEVEEQVGSSCVANAFVGAYEYLAKRDLGDAADVSRLFVYYNARSQSGRQNEDGGTQMYCAIESLIHHGACSEDLWPNDEGLIFTEPDASAYEHAANFKIVEAEVIETDLDLWRHTLAEGYPIAFALNTFESFDDATRSRGRVPMPKRSDNVRETHGWHAMLCVGYSDKDRMFIVRNSWGPAWGDQGYCYIPYDYVIHCDYNAHDSWIIKALSDLDFSAEVWEEDESFFADDGSLLLYEFYVCTEDPEGFVGALDELCQGYVEAEEDYYFDYEYEESEDGTHLVNVLNFDLTIDDATEFIGELDTLCQEYATDEEYGFSYGNTDEGESEEESEEESEDEEEFEEEESEEEESEEEEFEEEESEDEFEEEESEEEFDEEE